A genome region from Diorhabda carinulata isolate Delta chromosome 2, icDioCari1.1, whole genome shotgun sequence includes the following:
- the LOC130903559 gene encoding uncharacterized protein LOC130903559: MNVNNDTSFKTLGDMFYHCLHRDKIFQYLDDINETTTYSDVLQWSIRTAVKLKKMGISRKDIVSSCTHNQKYTPVPFIATQFLGAICNSFDPNLSHLDTIHLLKLIEPKILFVAEESLAFMESCLEKAGVKTEIVVFGPCKKYRQFSEFIEPSEEENSFQIEKVQNDSDTAVIFFSSGTTGLPKGICLNHKALIKSSGTVGVLGNAKDKNTVIMTYTTLYWISAVFSLLRSVRFGYSCVIRVKFDPEYTWRLIDKYKISTMFLAPYHAIDFVKHKPADVDASSLDSFLVGSCAVPLKLMTSLFEILPQAKIVQGYGQTEAGSLITMFNVTSPEEYALQLKKPLSCGKMLKGFQWKIVDTETEKVLGPNQRGELRVKFDGYLMNGYYKMDSSSAFDSEGYLKTGDIMYYDDDECFYVVGRIKEIFKYRGWHILPNLIEDIILSHPAVKEAAVIGVPHEIDGEHAMAVVVLFDEYDKNCGKEIEEFVNEKVADSQKLRAGVKIVDYIPKTTTNKIRRNDLRKMIGAIKNGMSVYINWNDKSV, encoded by the exons TGAACAATGACACTTCTTTCAAAACTTTGGGGGATATGTTTTACCATTGCCTCCACAGAGATAAAATTTTCCAG tatttgGATGATATAAATGAAACGACAACCTATTCAGATGTGTTACAATGGAGTATTAGGACGGCtgtcaaactaaaaaaaatgggAATTTCACGAAAAGATATAGTTAGTTCGTGTACGCACAATCAAAAATACACTCCAGTACCTTTCATCGCCACTCAATTTCTAGGAGCAATATGCAACAGCTTTGATCCAAACTTATCCCACTTAGATACCATTCATCTCCTCAAACTCATTGAACCAAAAATCCTATTTGTCGCTGAAGAATCTTTAGCTTTTATGGAAAGTTGTTTGGAAAAAGCTGGTGTGAAGACAGAAATTGTTGTTTTTGGACCATGCAAAAAATATAGACAATTTTCAGAGTTTATTGAGCCTAGCGAAGAAGAAAACTCCTTCCAAATCGAAAAGGTACAAAATGATTCTGATACGGcagtaatatttttcagtagTGGAACTACTGGTCTACCCAAAGGAATATGCTTAAATCACAAAGCTCTGATCAAATCATCCGGAACAGTTGGAGTATTAGGTAACGCTAAAGATAAGAATACTGTGATTATGACGTATACCACTCTTTATTGGATCAGTGCAGTATTTTCTTTACTCAGATCTGTAAGGTTTGGCTATTCTTGTGTTATAAGAGTCAAATTTGATCCGGAATATACATGGAGATTAATTGACAAATACAAG ATATCTACAATGTTTTTAGCGCCATACCATGCTATAGATTTTGTCAAACATAAGCCTGCCGATGTTGATGCAAGTAGTCTAGATAGTTTTCTAGTGGGAAGTTGTGCTGTCCCTTTGAAATTAATGACAtcgcttttcgaaatattgCCCCAAGCGAAAATTGTCCAGGGTTATGGTCAAACTGAAGCTGGATCTTTAATTACCATGTTCAATGTTACTTCACCTGAAGAATATGCTTTGCAACTCAAGAAGCCCCTATCCTGTGGGAAAATGTTGAAAGGTTTTCAGTGGAAA ATTGTTGATACCGAAACGGAGAAAGTTCTTGGACCAAATCAAAGAGGAGAGTTGAGAGTTAAATTTGATGGTTATCTGATGAACGGCTACTACAAAATGGACTCTTCTTCAGCTTTCGATTCAGAAGGATACTTAAAAACTGGCGATATTATGTACTATGATGATGACGAATGCTTTTACGTTGTTGGTagaatcaaagaaatatttaaatacagaGGATGGCACATTCTACCTAATCTCATAGAAGATATAATACTATCTCATCCTGCTGTTAAAGAAGCAGCTGTAATTGGAGTACCCCATGAAATTGATGGAGAGCATGCTATGGCGGTGGTTGTACTATTTGATGAATACGATAAGAACTGTGGAAAGGAAATCGAAgaatttgtaaatgaaaaagttGCTGATAGCCAAAAGTTGCGAGCGGGCGTTAAAATAGTAGATTATATTCCAAAAACGACGACTAATAAAATTAGACGTAATGATCTGCGGAAGATGATAGGAGCAATCAAAAATGGCAT GAGCGTCTACATAAATTGGAATGATAAATCTGTATAA